Proteins encoded together in one Argiope bruennichi chromosome 1, qqArgBrue1.1, whole genome shotgun sequence window:
- the LOC129967495 gene encoding eukaryotic initiation factor 4A-I-like produces the protein MSNFDGGRNGPDYERNGERDHDYDGPPGMDANGIIESNWEEVVDSFDNMNLNEDLLRGIYAYGFEKPSAIQQRAIIPCVKGLDVIAQAQSGTGKTATFSIAILQQLNPNNRETQALILAPTRELAQQIQKVVIALGDYMGAQCHACIGGTNVREDIRKLEMGVHVVVGTPGRVYDMINRKALRTEHIRMFVLDEADEMLSRGFKDQIYDVFRMLNSNIQVILLSATMPADVLEVTKQFMRDPIRILVKKEELTLEGIKQFYIAVDREEWKLDTLCDLYETLTITQAVIFCNTRRKVDWLTDKMRSKDFTVSALHGDMDQKERDIIMREFRSGSSRVLITTDILARGIDVQQVSLVINYDLPTNRENYIHRIGRGGRFGRKGVAINFITEDDKRSLRDIEQFYNTQIEEMPLNVADLI, from the exons ATGAGTAATTTTGACGGTGGCAG aaacggTCCTGATTATGAAAGAAATGGGGAAAGAGATCATGATTATGATGGTCCTCCTGGCATGGATGCCAATGGTATCATCGAA AGCAACTGGGAAGAAGTTGTCGATAGTTTCGAtaacatgaatttaaatgaagATCTTCTTCGTGGTATTTATGCTTATGGTTTTGAAAAGCCCTCTGCTATTCAACAAAGAGCTATTATTCCATGTGTTAAAG GTTTGGATGTTATTGCTCAAGCCCAGTCTGGAACTGGCAAGACAGCAACCTTCTCCATAGCTATCTTACAGCAGTTGAATCCTAATAATAGGGAAACTCAGGCATTAATCTTAGCCCCAACCAGAGAATTGGCTCAACAG attcaaaaagtTGTTATTGCATTAGGTGACTATATGGGAGCACAGTGTCATGCTTGTATAGGTGGCACAAATGTTAGAGAGGACATTAGAAAGCTTGAAATGGGTGTACACGTTGTTGTTGGTACACCTGGTCGAGTATATGATATGATAAACAGAAAAGCTCTAA GAACGGAGCACATAAGGATGTTTGTACTAGATGAAGCTGATGAGATGTTGTCTAGAGGgtttaaagatcaaatttatgATGTATTTCGAATGCTTAATTCTAACATCCAG GTTATACTGCTGTCTGCTACGATGCCTGCAGATGTCCTGGAAGTAACAAAACAGTTCATGCGAGACCCTATTCGCATCTTAGTCAAGAAAGAAGAGCTTACTCTTGAGGGTATTAAGCAGTTCTATATAGCTGTAGACAGAGAA GAGTGGAAGCTTGACACGTTATGTGATTTGTATGAAACTTTAACAATTACTCAAGCTGTTATCTTTTGTAATACGAGGAGGAAAGTAGATTGGTTGACTGATAAAATGCGAAGCAAGGACTTCACTGTGTCTGCTTtg CATGGAGATATGGATCAAAAAGAACGAGATATCATTATGCGTGAATTTCGATCAGGATCCAGTCGAGTTCTGATTACTACTGATATCTTGGCCAGAGGTATTGATGTACAGCAAGTATCTTTGGTTATTAACTATGATCTTCCAACCAATAGGGAAAACTACATTCACAG gATTGGACGAGGTGGTCGATTTGGTCGTAAAGGTGTGGCCATTAATTTCATTACTGAAGATGACAAAAGATCTCTTCGTGACATAGAACAATTTTATAACACCCAAATAGAAGAAATGCCTTTGAATGTAGCAGATTTAATCTGA